From Cytophagia bacterium CHB2, one genomic window encodes:
- a CDS encoding phosphatase PAP2 family protein, translating to MRNSITVLIILASTCALPAPSALAQLPQQQKISIPATPADHFITNETQNVPFYKNLIAGARASVNTWQLPVFAASLLTERQKAGRGLPMPPLAFDHEIAEEWSRRDGRASLGSLSPGYYQALAVRARLAGMIVLDALTGHDYSPSSYAKLFRFQQAFYFNTVVTHLAKHNFNRYRPDGSDTQSFFSGHTSTVFTASTFLYLETRDFIDGQVRQGRDLPLLSPTQWKAVSFSVAYGWAAYVGFSRIHDNKHYLSDVLVGAVSGTLVSYLLYPHPEKNALSSKFMFEVLPRRRGPSMGVRYSF from the coding sequence ATGAGAAATTCCATCACAGTGCTGATAATTCTTGCCTCGACGTGCGCGCTTCCCGCTCCTTCGGCCCTTGCCCAGCTTCCGCAACAACAAAAAATTTCAATACCAGCAACCCCGGCTGATCATTTCATCACCAACGAAACGCAAAACGTACCCTTCTACAAAAATCTCATTGCAGGCGCACGAGCAAGCGTCAACACATGGCAGCTTCCGGTGTTTGCTGCAAGCCTGCTGACCGAACGCCAGAAGGCCGGCCGTGGTTTACCCATGCCGCCGCTGGCTTTCGACCATGAGATTGCCGAAGAGTGGTCGCGCCGCGACGGCAGGGCGTCGTTGGGATCGCTTAGCCCCGGCTACTATCAAGCCTTAGCCGTGCGCGCCCGCCTGGCAGGAATGATTGTGCTCGATGCGCTTACCGGACACGATTACTCACCCTCGAGCTATGCTAAGCTGTTCCGCTTTCAACAGGCGTTTTATTTTAACACCGTCGTTACTCATCTCGCCAAACACAATTTCAACCGCTACCGTCCGGATGGCTCGGATACGCAGTCCTTCTTCTCCGGCCACACCTCCACCGTTTTTACCGCCTCGACTTTTCTTTATCTGGAAACACGCGATTTTATCGACGGCCAAGTTCGGCAAGGCCGCGACCTGCCGCTGCTGTCGCCAACGCAATGGAAGGCCGTCTCGTTCAGCGTTGCCTACGGCTGGGCGGCTTATGTCGGCTTTTCCCGCATTCACGACAACAAACACTATCTCAGCGACGTTTTGGTGGGCGCGGTGAGCGGCACGCTGGTGAGCTATCTGCTCTATCCCCATCCGGAGAAAAACGCGTTGTCCTCAAAATTCATGTTTGAAGTTCTGCCGCGCCGCCGCGGCCCGTCAATGGGAGTGCGTTACTCTTTTTGA
- the uraD gene encoding 2-oxo-4-hydroxy-4-carboxy-5-ureidoimidazoline decarboxylase codes for MTLAYFNNLADASALAELLRCCGATRWAEMMAQRRPFNSEAELFAVAEEIWQSLAPQDWREAFSHHPKIGDLTSLRAKFTSTRQWSEGEQAGVAGAAEDILHALADGNEAYEKKFGFIFIVCATGKSAGEMLALLQQRLPNDPELEVKIAAAEQAKITKIRLEKLLAV; via the coding sequence ATGACTTTAGCATATTTTAACAACCTTGCTGATGCCTCTGCTCTTGCCGAGCTTCTCCGCTGCTGCGGCGCGACGCGCTGGGCAGAGATGATGGCACAGCGCCGGCCGTTTAACAGTGAAGCCGAGCTTTTTGCTGTTGCTGAAGAGATTTGGCAAAGCCTTGCGCCGCAGGATTGGCGCGAAGCATTTTCGCATCATCCCAAAATCGGCGATTTAACCAGCCTGCGTGCGAAATTCACGAGCACGCGGCAATGGTCGGAGGGCGAGCAAGCGGGCGTGGCAGGCGCTGCAGAAGACATTCTTCATGCGCTGGCAGACGGCAACGAAGCTTACGAAAAAAAGTTCGGATTTATCTTCATCGTTTGCGCCACCGGCAAAAGCGCAGGCGAGATGTTGGCGTTGTTGCAACAACGTTTGCCGAATGATCCGGAGCTTGAAGTGAAAATCGCGGCAGCGGAGCAAGCTAAGATCACCAAAATTCGACTGGAAAAGCTTTTGGCGGTCTAA
- a CDS encoding phosphoenolpyruvate kinase, whose amino-acid sequence MKTSLTPESLPAIFGELQQANEAFTKHYPGESGVRQPVHTVYGGAQLFKADAAPKLGMVALRTLQEYAPDFASFAKILGLTGAEKLPESQIETKNLQQQLQQAPEAVRQKNAAAWLAYTVYARVLEKLKREAVEDLRIDFEDGYGNRPNAEEDGHAVAAAEEMAAGMRAATLPPFIGIRIKPLTEELRNRSLRTLDLFITTLLSKAGGRLPDNFVVTLPKITVAEQVSALVRALQWLEAANGLPAGALKLEIMVETTQAMINSRGVCSLPAFVAAAEGRCVAAHFGVYDYTAACNITALYQSMDHASCDFARHMMTVALGGTGIWLSDGATNVMPVGPHRAAAGSTLTEAQQRENQAAVHAAWRLGYRHIEHSLKHGFYQGWDLHPSQIPIRYAAVYNFFLEGLAAASARLKTFVEKAAQATLLGAVFDDAATGQGLLNFFLRGLNCGAITEEEALATGLTLEEIRGKSFVKILKARQKA is encoded by the coding sequence ATGAAAACTTCCCTCACGCCGGAGTCTTTGCCGGCGATTTTCGGTGAATTGCAACAAGCCAACGAGGCATTTACCAAACACTACCCTGGCGAGTCCGGTGTGCGCCAGCCGGTGCACACGGTTTATGGCGGCGCGCAATTATTCAAGGCTGATGCCGCGCCCAAGCTGGGCATGGTGGCTTTGCGCACGTTGCAGGAGTATGCCCCGGACTTTGCGAGCTTTGCCAAAATTCTCGGACTCACCGGCGCCGAAAAATTGCCCGAGAGTCAAATTGAAACAAAAAACCTGCAACAACAGCTTCAGCAAGCCCCCGAGGCTGTGCGACAAAAGAACGCCGCAGCGTGGCTGGCCTACACCGTTTATGCGCGCGTGCTGGAAAAACTCAAGCGCGAGGCCGTGGAAGATTTGCGCATTGATTTTGAAGACGGCTATGGCAATCGCCCGAACGCCGAAGAAGACGGCCACGCGGTTGCCGCTGCGGAAGAAATGGCTGCCGGCATGCGCGCGGCGACATTACCGCCATTTATCGGCATTCGCATCAAGCCGCTTACGGAAGAACTGAGAAACCGCAGCCTACGCACGCTGGATTTGTTCATCACGACGTTGCTCTCAAAAGCAGGAGGGAGGCTGCCGGATAATTTCGTTGTGACATTGCCGAAGATTACCGTAGCGGAGCAGGTGTCTGCGTTGGTGCGCGCGCTGCAATGGCTCGAAGCGGCCAACGGCCTGCCGGCCGGCGCGCTCAAGCTCGAAATTATGGTGGAAACCACGCAAGCGATGATCAACTCTCGCGGTGTGTGCAGTTTACCGGCGTTCGTGGCCGCGGCAGAAGGCCGTTGCGTGGCCGCGCATTTTGGCGTTTATGATTACACCGCGGCGTGCAACATCACCGCGCTTTATCAAAGTATGGATCACGCCTCCTGTGATTTTGCGCGACACATGATGACAGTGGCCCTGGGCGGCACCGGCATTTGGTTGTCTGACGGCGCAACCAATGTCATGCCTGTCGGGCCGCATCGCGCAGCAGCCGGCAGCACGTTAACCGAGGCGCAGCAACGCGAGAATCAGGCGGCGGTGCATGCGGCTTGGCGTTTGGGTTATCGCCACATCGAGCATTCGCTCAAACACGGCTTTTATCAAGGCTGGGATTTGCATCCCTCGCAAATTCCCATTCGATATGCAGCAGTGTACAATTTCTTTTTGGAAGGATTGGCTGCCGCCTCAGCGCGACTCAAAACGTTTGTGGAAAAAGCAGCGCAAGCCACGCTGCTCGGCGCGGTGTTTGACGATGCCGCCACCGGGCAGGGCTTGTTGAATTTCTTTCTGCGCGGCCTCAACTGCGGCGCAATTACTGAAGAGGAAGCGCTGGCCACCGGCTTGACGTTGGAAGAGATTCGCGGCAAATCATTTGTGAAAATTTTGAAAGCGCGGCAAAAGGCGTGA
- the uraH gene encoding hydroxyisourate hydrolase, producing the protein MKSPITTHVLDLSQGRPAAGVIVTLAQRTEFDEWQELACGTTNDDGRISDLMPANTPLVAGVYRLTFETGDYFSGLGIESFYPFAAIIFEVKNTEQHYHVPLLLSPFGYSTYRGS; encoded by the coding sequence ATGAAAAGTCCCATCACAACTCATGTACTTGATCTCTCGCAAGGCCGACCCGCAGCCGGGGTTATTGTGACGTTAGCGCAGCGCACGGAGTTCGACGAGTGGCAGGAACTCGCGTGCGGCACGACGAATGACGACGGCCGCATCAGTGATTTGATGCCGGCAAACACGCCGCTAGTTGCGGGCGTGTATCGTCTCACCTTTGAAACCGGCGATTACTTCAGCGGCCTGGGCATCGAGAGTTTTTATCCCTTTGCCGCCATCATTTTTGAAGTGAAAAACACCGAACAGCATTATCATGTTCCGCTGTTGCTGAGTCCGTTTGGGTATTCGACGTATCGGGGGAGTTGA